Proteins encoded within one genomic window of uncultured Draconibacterium sp.:
- a CDS encoding DUF6712 family protein: protein MLVADIDRMKELVPVIVGGEFVKYETFIKEAREWVKREITGFALYAKLEDAGNETLKGYAEGVVANKGYLLGIPFFDLVETEAGFAVTRTENKAPASKERVEKLTKGVESWLSESIERLLEYLEETTQYHEDWKGSSTYSLLTETYIHKLKDFRRIAPFEGTRLDYIAQLPQMLDVINLTIAPVISPELSDEIIEQLRDNDMTPANQAILKNLQFAFVNYVVAQPDKAHSYLMKVRKVLLASPDTYPTFRDSDLYASILATVIEKNTDEKPIFRAGF, encoded by the coding sequence ATGTTAGTAGCAGATATCGACAGAATGAAAGAACTCGTTCCGGTAATAGTCGGGGGAGAGTTTGTAAAATACGAAACCTTTATAAAAGAAGCCCGCGAATGGGTAAAACGCGAAATTACCGGCTTTGCTTTGTATGCAAAGCTGGAGGATGCCGGTAACGAAACGCTGAAAGGATATGCCGAGGGTGTGGTAGCCAACAAAGGTTATCTGCTTGGCATTCCGTTTTTCGACCTGGTGGAAACCGAAGCCGGTTTTGCAGTTACCCGAACCGAAAACAAAGCTCCGGCCAGTAAAGAGCGCGTCGAGAAATTAACCAAAGGCGTAGAAAGCTGGTTATCCGAAAGTATTGAGCGCCTGCTTGAGTACCTGGAAGAAACAACCCAGTACCACGAAGACTGGAAAGGGTCCTCTACTTACTCCCTGCTCACCGAAACTTATATCCATAAGCTGAAAGACTTCCGCAGGATTGCACCGTTTGAAGGAACGCGATTAGATTACATTGCACAGCTGCCTCAAATGCTCGATGTAATTAACCTTACCATTGCACCGGTGATCAGTCCCGAGCTTTCCGACGAAATTATAGAGCAACTTCGCGATAACGATATGACCCCGGCAAACCAGGCAATTCTTAAAAACCTGCAGTTTGCTTTTGTCAATTACGTAGTTGCCCAACCCGACAAAGCGCACAGCTATTTAATGAAAGTTCGTAAAGTACTGCTGGCTTCGCCCGATACTTATCCAACATTTCGCGACAGTGATTTGTACGCATCGATACTTGCAACAGTAATTGAAAAAAACACCGATGAAAAACCAATCTTCCGGGCCGGATTCTGA
- a CDS encoding ArdC-like ssDNA-binding domain-containing protein — MSKDKKTARREQFLQKRKQLIAQSQVIRALIEAGEYDTVNEGLIETYIEANPGAEEFNTFNQWKEKGYTIVKGSTAFVVWGQPRKAQQTPEGSDEPEEYKYWPLCYLFSNEQVFKKGTTPEAVQEPKQQHQMQPVANFDELLN; from the coding sequence ATGAGCAAAGATAAGAAAACCGCACGGAGAGAGCAATTTTTACAAAAAAGAAAACAGCTTATTGCGCAAAGCCAGGTAATAAGGGCTTTAATTGAAGCCGGAGAATATGACACCGTTAATGAGGGGTTAATTGAAACATACATAGAAGCCAACCCCGGAGCGGAAGAATTTAACACCTTTAACCAGTGGAAAGAAAAAGGTTACACCATTGTAAAAGGCAGCACGGCTTTTGTAGTATGGGGGCAGCCACGCAAAGCGCAACAAACTCCCGAAGGCAGCGACGAACCCGAAGAATACAAATACTGGCCACTGTGCTATCTGTTTAGCAACGAGCAGGTATTTAAAAAAGGCACAACACCCGAAGCAGTTCAAGAGCCAAAGCAACAACACCAAATGCAGCCCGTTGCAAACTTCGACGAATTATTGAATTAA
- a CDS encoding Clp protease ClpP encodes MAKKIIVIDGYIGAYQFSKQFIRQELSGHKNSEVTVKVSSLGGAVDHALGIHDQFVEHGNIVVELSAFVASSATLLSLGAKTVKMNENSFYLIHKAMHWVDEWGTMNEDDIDAVIAKLEKQKQELAKITLQLAKMYTNKTGKTLNEIIDLMKEETWLTAEEAKEWGFVDEIIKTKEVENFLDTKMVNMITASGYPIPESKRKHLISNKMADKKDEKKLQFKSEDELKAYMKENFGFEPTAEVNKDDEPENEFKFDDEKGLIAWFKNTFGISPKAKKPEKKDPENTLDEPEETEEVKNLKKDVADKDTEIENLKNQVKELGGKPGAKTANVDTNTDNLGGGDNEDPVAEDFFEAYATCLDIIDPQK; translated from the coding sequence ATGGCTAAAAAAATCATCGTTATAGATGGCTACATCGGAGCTTACCAATTCTCAAAACAATTTATTCGCCAGGAACTTTCCGGACACAAAAATTCTGAGGTAACGGTAAAAGTTTCAAGTCTTGGCGGGGCCGTTGATCACGCGCTCGGGATCCACGATCAATTTGTTGAGCATGGAAATATTGTTGTTGAGCTTTCGGCATTTGTTGCCAGCTCGGCCACATTACTTTCTCTTGGTGCCAAAACTGTTAAAATGAATGAAAACTCATTTTACCTTATTCATAAGGCCATGCACTGGGTTGACGAATGGGGAACCATGAACGAGGATGATATAGACGCTGTAATTGCCAAGCTTGAGAAACAAAAACAGGAGCTGGCCAAGATCACCTTACAGCTGGCAAAAATGTACACCAATAAAACCGGGAAGACTTTAAATGAAATCATCGACCTGATGAAAGAAGAAACCTGGTTAACGGCTGAAGAAGCCAAAGAGTGGGGTTTTGTTGATGAAATAATCAAAACCAAAGAGGTGGAGAATTTCCTCGACACGAAAATGGTGAACATGATCACTGCATCAGGTTATCCAATCCCTGAAAGCAAGCGCAAACATTTAATTTCAAATAAAATGGCTGATAAAAAAGACGAAAAGAAGCTGCAGTTTAAATCGGAAGATGAACTGAAAGCTTACATGAAAGAAAATTTCGGATTTGAGCCAACAGCGGAAGTGAATAAAGATGATGAGCCGGAAAATGAATTCAAATTCGACGATGAAAAAGGATTGATTGCCTGGTTTAAAAACACCTTTGGAATTTCGCCAAAAGCAAAGAAACCCGAGAAAAAGGATCCTGAAAACACCTTGGATGAACCCGAAGAGACAGAAGAGGTGAAGAACCTGAAAAAAGACGTGGCCGATAAGGACACTGAAATTGAAAACCTGAAAAACCAGGTGAAAGAACTTGGCGGAAAACCGGGTGCTAAAACGGCTAATGTTGACACTAACACTGACAACCTTGGCGGCGGTGACAACGAAGATCCTGTTGCTGAAGACTTCTTTGAGGCTTATGCGACGTGTTTAGATATAATTGATCCACAAAAATAA
- a CDS encoding radical SAM protein has protein sequence MKTKRFDSSENNVWKYVFDFENAVAEAVLYKYEDFYKRTVLCVSVQSGCPVGCKFCGTGKRFIRNLTSREIVDQVKHCLKDMNIENINSAGERFQIMFMSMGEPMLNFDNVEKAIRDLNNLYPNAELLLSTMAAKKPKAFERLFAVSNDIDKVGLQFSVHEATETKRDELIPFKNKLTLREIRDTGIEWNKLTKRPVYINYCIGEHNQSEEEMNRLKDLFSPAVFNLTFSVICSADENMKDKGYKELDRINDISASFLECGYNVRVFDPAGQDDIGGGCGQLWYVQDWMNKH, from the coding sequence ATGAAAACGAAAAGATTTGATAGTTCAGAAAATAATGTTTGGAAATATGTATTTGACTTTGAAAATGCAGTTGCAGAAGCAGTACTTTACAAATATGAGGACTTTTACAAACGAACAGTATTATGTGTAAGTGTGCAAAGTGGATGCCCAGTAGGGTGTAAGTTTTGTGGAACTGGTAAGAGGTTCATTAGAAACCTTACAAGCCGTGAAATAGTTGACCAAGTAAAGCATTGTTTGAAGGACATGAACATTGAAAATATAAACTCTGCTGGTGAAAGATTTCAGATAATGTTTATGAGTATGGGTGAACCGATGCTAAACTTTGACAACGTAGAGAAAGCAATTAGAGATTTAAACAACCTTTACCCAAATGCGGAACTACTACTAAGCACAATGGCAGCTAAAAAGCCTAAAGCTTTTGAAAGATTATTTGCAGTAAGTAATGATATTGACAAAGTAGGATTGCAGTTTAGCGTACACGAAGCAACCGAAACTAAAAGAGATGAACTTATACCATTTAAAAACAAGCTTACATTGCGTGAAATACGTGATACTGGTATTGAATGGAATAAACTTACAAAGCGACCTGTTTACATTAATTACTGCATTGGAGAGCACAACCAAAGCGAGGAAGAAATGAACAGATTAAAGGACTTATTTAGCCCTGCTGTGTTTAACCTTACTTTTAGCGTTATTTGTTCTGCTGATGAAAATATGAAAGATAAAGGCTATAAGGAGTTAGACAGAATCAATGATATTTCAGCAAGCTTTTTAGAATGTGGATACAACGTAAGAGTTTTTGACCCTGCTGGGCAAGATGATATTGGAGGCGGTTGTGGACAACTGTGGTACGTTCAAGATTGGATGAACAAACACTAA
- a CDS encoding CHC2 zinc finger domain-containing protein encodes MIPENIANKIKSLSKLEDVISDLKKSGKEYYTKCPKCDKIDTRKKKGLMVDTSKQICKCFSCGWGTNNAVTYLMEVEGKKYPEALAHLAGIHSIEIESDDDRKKRLKYERQTRKNKKILTFCDRQLRDSGLMSEDVEIEFIGDDKAIHRRPAFVSGTRDQYGKYTIGGAADDMLIYYHDLDGKPVMYKPEKSNKLLPLVRVRWQNPEQHLDKNGDPIKYQSPSGSGTHIYIPQIIREYFKFRKKIKRLYIQEGEKKAEKCCKHGILSIGIMGIQNMGRKDKTLPPEVQLIIQACEVEEVVFLLDSDWDNLSTSLKNGDHIDQRPKNFFYAVKNYKEYMETLINVGVSVEIYFGHVQQNEKQAKGIDDLMVAMLFGKEKELLDDLEFAIHDKQGIGKYIQLNKITTMNDHQLADFWLLNDPDAFAKYHREEIGDIKEFFLKKFKRRFNEDDKLELAQKLMPGEQYWERDIKESRTGAPREELHFHYRRCFNFLRNRGFHRTDRKSGDWDFIHIDNKVVHLVDNYKIKDFVVEFTEEIKEFDVLEMLYRGGPQYLGYEKLSNLKKFQPDFEKASKDSQCLFFPDKIWEINADGIKEMTYGEFRRFVWEDKIIKAKVKAAKPLLKATRMTDEIRKKVSDEFKHIENGEFFIDITPEGEKCHFLQFLQNTSNFTWRKERKFQKTGDPNDAPELDEIFLNNRHLVNKLTAIGYLLHDYKNDSELKAVIGMDGRISEVGASNGRTGKSLIGRAIEQVIPQEYIAAKNKKITEDQFLFSDVTDKIRNIFLDDVRANLDFEFFFPLITGKLKVNVKGGGRFSLEQEDTPKVYISTNHAINGEGSSFSDRQALLAFSDWYNDKHKPIDDFGVNFFSEWEQTQWNLFYNLMATCLQLYFQSLREEWGGKNKGIVEPPLESLDKRRLRQQIGEDFMQWADVAFASTTDGEPVDENSALNREEPRKDLWADFAKEKPHALRYVTSTNFKKRMINYCRYKGYHFNPHKPDFEGIDFGTYKKELPGQTFIGTDHKSGGLEYFLIASESWAKPF; translated from the coding sequence GTGATTCCAGAAAATATAGCAAATAAAATAAAATCCCTTTCAAAACTTGAAGACGTTATTTCCGATCTGAAAAAATCGGGAAAAGAATATTACACAAAATGCCCCAAATGCGATAAGATAGATACCCGAAAAAAGAAAGGGCTGATGGTTGATACCTCTAAACAAATTTGCAAATGCTTTAGCTGCGGATGGGGTACCAATAATGCTGTTACCTACCTTATGGAAGTTGAAGGGAAAAAGTACCCCGAGGCATTGGCACACCTGGCCGGGATCCACAGCATTGAAATTGAAAGCGACGACGACCGCAAAAAACGACTGAAATACGAACGACAGACCCGAAAAAACAAAAAGATATTGACCTTTTGCGATCGTCAGCTGCGCGACTCCGGGTTAATGTCAGAAGACGTTGAGATTGAATTTATAGGCGACGACAAAGCCATTCACCGGCGACCGGCTTTTGTATCGGGTACACGCGATCAGTATGGTAAATACACCATTGGCGGCGCTGCCGATGATATGCTGATTTATTATCATGACCTGGACGGCAAACCGGTGATGTACAAACCCGAGAAAAGCAACAAGCTGCTTCCCCTGGTAAGGGTGCGTTGGCAAAACCCGGAACAGCATCTCGATAAAAACGGAGATCCTATTAAGTACCAAAGTCCTTCCGGATCTGGAACTCATATCTATATTCCGCAGATTATTCGCGAGTACTTTAAATTCCGCAAAAAAATAAAGCGACTGTACATCCAGGAGGGCGAAAAAAAAGCCGAGAAATGTTGTAAACACGGCATTCTTTCCATTGGCATAATGGGGATTCAAAATATGGGGCGGAAAGACAAAACCCTGCCTCCGGAAGTGCAGCTAATTATCCAGGCATGCGAGGTTGAAGAAGTAGTTTTTCTCCTCGATTCTGACTGGGACAATCTCTCAACATCTTTGAAAAATGGCGACCACATCGATCAGCGTCCGAAAAACTTCTTTTATGCCGTAAAAAATTATAAAGAATACATGGAAACCCTCATTAATGTTGGGGTGAGTGTAGAAATATACTTTGGACATGTACAGCAAAACGAAAAACAGGCCAAAGGAATTGATGATTTAATGGTGGCCATGCTTTTTGGCAAAGAAAAAGAGCTGTTAGATGATCTTGAATTTGCCATTCACGACAAACAGGGCATTGGAAAATACATCCAGTTGAACAAGATCACCACGATGAACGACCATCAGCTGGCCGATTTTTGGTTGCTGAACGATCCCGACGCATTTGCCAAATATCACCGCGAAGAAATTGGCGACATAAAGGAATTTTTCCTGAAGAAATTTAAACGCCGGTTTAACGAAGATGACAAACTGGAGCTGGCGCAAAAGTTAATGCCCGGCGAACAGTATTGGGAACGCGATATTAAAGAATCCCGCACCGGAGCTCCGCGCGAAGAGCTGCATTTTCATTACCGGCGCTGCTTTAACTTTCTTCGTAACCGTGGGTTTCATCGTACCGACCGAAAATCGGGGGATTGGGATTTTATTCACATCGATAATAAGGTGGTGCACCTGGTTGACAATTATAAGATCAAAGATTTTGTGGTTGAGTTTACCGAAGAGATAAAAGAATTTGATGTGCTGGAAATGCTTTACCGTGGCGGCCCGCAATACCTGGGCTACGAAAAACTAAGCAACTTAAAGAAGTTTCAGCCCGATTTTGAAAAGGCATCAAAAGACAGCCAGTGCCTTTTCTTCCCCGATAAAATTTGGGAAATAAATGCCGATGGGATTAAGGAAATGACCTACGGAGAATTTCGCCGCTTTGTGTGGGAAGATAAAATAATAAAAGCCAAAGTAAAAGCTGCCAAACCGCTGCTTAAAGCTACCCGAATGACCGATGAGATCCGCAAAAAGGTGAGCGACGAATTTAAGCACATCGAGAACGGCGAATTTTTTATCGATATTACCCCTGAAGGTGAAAAATGCCACTTCCTGCAGTTCCTGCAAAACACCAGCAATTTCACCTGGAGGAAAGAACGCAAGTTCCAGAAAACAGGAGATCCGAACGACGCTCCGGAACTCGATGAAATATTTTTAAATAACCGGCACCTGGTTAATAAACTTACTGCCATTGGCTATTTGCTGCACGATTATAAAAACGACAGCGAATTAAAAGCTGTTATTGGCATGGACGGACGCATAAGCGAGGTAGGAGCCAGTAACGGACGTACCGGAAAATCGTTAATTGGCCGGGCCATAGAACAGGTAATTCCGCAGGAATATATTGCCGCCAAAAACAAAAAAATTACTGAGGACCAATTCTTGTTTTCCGATGTAACCGATAAAATCAGGAACATATTTTTAGATGACGTTCGTGCCAATCTCGATTTCGAATTTTTCTTCCCACTCATCACCGGAAAGCTAAAAGTAAACGTTAAAGGAGGCGGCCGGTTCTCGCTCGAACAGGAAGACACCCCAAAAGTGTATATTTCTACCAACCATGCCATTAATGGCGAAGGAAGTTCGTTTTCCGATCGCCAGGCATTACTTGCATTTTCCGACTGGTACAACGATAAGCATAAACCCATCGATGATTTTGGGGTTAACTTTTTCAGCGAGTGGGAACAAACCCAGTGGAACCTTTTCTATAACCTTATGGCCACTTGTCTGCAGCTCTATTTTCAGAGTTTGCGCGAAGAGTGGGGAGGTAAAAACAAAGGTATTGTAGAACCTCCGCTCGAAAGCCTCGATAAACGCCGCTTGCGCCAGCAAATTGGTGAGGACTTTATGCAATGGGCCGATGTTGCTTTTGCCAGTACAACGGATGGCGAACCGGTTGACGAAAACAGCGCATTGAACCGCGAAGAACCCAGAAAGGATTTATGGGCCGATTTTGCCAAAGAAAAGCCACATGCCCTGCGCTATGTAACCAGCACAAACTTTAAGAAGCGTATGATTAACTATTGTCGTTACAAAGGCTATCATTTTAATCCTCATAAACCCGATTTCGAAGGCATTGACTTTGGCACTTACAAAAAGGAACTTCCGGGACAAACATTTATAGGTACCGACCACAAAAGCGGTGGCCTGGAGTATTTTCTTATTGCCAGCGAGAGCTGGGCAAAACCATTTTGA
- a CDS encoding helix-turn-helix transcriptional regulator, whose product MNYDKVWSLFNSENLSKRGMARVAGMSPSGFESMMDKKTMTVETLEKIAKYFKKEVHYFFDTSDRYTYVGSNQDIPEEPKITTYSCPDCIKKENTIKDLRKTIALQDELLERYRPKKEKGLG is encoded by the coding sequence ATGAACTACGATAAAGTTTGGTCTCTTTTCAATTCAGAAAACCTCAGCAAAAGAGGAATGGCGAGAGTTGCAGGTATGTCTCCATCAGGTTTTGAGTCGATGATGGACAAAAAGACAATGACTGTTGAAACACTGGAGAAAATTGCAAAATACTTCAAAAAAGAAGTGCACTATTTTTTTGACACTTCTGATCGATATACATACGTTGGAAGTAATCAAGATATACCAGAAGAGCCTAAAATAACAACATACAGCTGCCCTGATTGCATTAAAAAAGAAAATACAATAAAAGATTTGCGCAAAACAATTGCTCTGCAGGACGAATTACTGGAGCGTTACCGCCCTAAAAAAGAGAAAGGATTAGGTTAG
- a CDS encoding VWA domain-containing protein — translation MKTKLFSAAVLLLFLFNACTEDDTSDVKYNEMSLAAFMDSGQDNYQDNYRENYNDYEENPFIKVSDQPVSTFSVDADGGSYANMRRFLYLGQTPPKASVRIEEYLNYFTFDYAEPTNGENVSLNSEISSCPWNTDHYLMRLGMKGKTIPENELPNSNYVFLIDVSGSMNSPEKLGILKSGFKTMTDNLKDQDKIAIVTYAGEAGVLLPSTYGDEKDKIKEAINKLGAGGSTAGAAGIITAYDIAEEHFIQDGNNRVILGSDGDFNVGPSSTDELVELIEEKRESGIYLTVLGVGSGNLNDHMMEQIANKGNGNYEYIDNANQIQKVFIHEFGKFFTVAKDSKIQLTFNENRVDSYRLIGYENRSLENEDFENDSTDAGEIGSSQTITALYELVLTDGTTNEKFAQFNFRYKKSNASESQLIMHEVNGTAQDISASTENMKFAAAVGGLGLIMKQSEYKGTASKELVLDLLENSVSFDPFGYRHEFVELVSDWQE, via the coding sequence ATGAAAACAAAGCTATTCTCCGCCGCAGTTTTACTCTTGTTCCTATTTAATGCTTGCACTGAAGATGATACTAGTGATGTCAAATACAATGAAATGTCACTGGCCGCTTTTATGGATTCCGGTCAGGACAACTATCAGGATAACTATCGCGAAAACTACAATGACTATGAAGAAAATCCTTTCATAAAAGTTAGTGATCAACCGGTATCTACATTCTCGGTTGATGCCGATGGCGGCTCGTATGCGAATATGAGACGTTTTTTATATTTGGGCCAAACGCCACCTAAAGCTTCGGTACGAATTGAAGAATACCTCAATTATTTTACTTTCGATTACGCTGAGCCGACAAATGGTGAAAATGTATCTTTGAATTCGGAAATATCAAGTTGCCCCTGGAATACGGATCATTATCTTATGCGTTTAGGAATGAAGGGAAAAACCATTCCTGAAAATGAGTTGCCAAATTCAAACTATGTGTTTCTAATCGATGTTTCCGGATCGATGAATTCGCCTGAAAAATTAGGTATTCTTAAGTCGGGATTTAAAACCATGACAGATAACCTCAAAGACCAGGATAAAATTGCGATAGTTACCTATGCCGGAGAGGCAGGAGTATTACTTCCCTCGACATATGGAGATGAAAAGGATAAAATTAAAGAAGCAATAAATAAACTTGGAGCCGGTGGTTCTACTGCAGGTGCAGCCGGAATAATAACAGCTTACGATATTGCAGAAGAACACTTCATCCAGGATGGAAATAACCGGGTGATTTTAGGCTCTGACGGAGATTTTAATGTTGGTCCGTCGTCAACGGATGAGTTAGTTGAATTAATTGAAGAAAAGCGCGAATCCGGAATCTATTTAACCGTACTGGGAGTTGGAAGTGGAAATCTGAACGACCACATGATGGAACAAATTGCCAATAAAGGAAATGGTAATTACGAATACATCGACAATGCGAACCAGATACAAAAGGTGTTTATACATGAATTCGGTAAATTTTTTACCGTCGCAAAGGATTCAAAAATACAATTGACGTTTAATGAGAATAGGGTTGATTCGTACCGGCTTATTGGTTACGAGAACCGAAGTTTGGAAAATGAAGATTTTGAAAACGATTCAACCGATGCAGGAGAGATTGGTTCGTCGCAAACCATTACTGCACTTTATGAACTTGTGCTTACAGATGGAACGACGAATGAAAAATTCGCACAATTCAATTTTAGGTATAAAAAATCAAACGCAAGCGAAAGTCAGTTGATTATGCACGAAGTAAATGGCACAGCACAGGATATCTCTGCATCAACGGAGAACATGAAATTTGCAGCGGCAGTTGGTGGATTAGGACTTATCATGAAACAATCTGAATACAAAGGAACCGCCTCGAAAGAATTGGTTCTCGACCTTCTTGAAAATTCGGTTTCATTCGATCCATTCGGATATCGACACGAGTTTGTTGAGTTGGTTTCCGACTGGCAGGAATAG